In a single window of the Cygnus olor isolate bCygOlo1 chromosome 5, bCygOlo1.pri.v2, whole genome shotgun sequence genome:
- the CEND1 gene encoding cell cycle exit and neuronal differentiation protein 1, which produces MDSKGNVRSGNKPDAKAPSSGKPEKPSPVPATNADKKETPKEQPAPAAATKKAGSDAAVVNNHSNLKPSPAATETQEATGQSPDSDHKGNSSEESPGSIFDNMKPLIIIGGVAVAALAVIVGVAFLARKK; this is translated from the coding sequence ATGGATTCCAAAGGCAACGTCCGAAGTGGAAACAAACCCGACGCCAAGGCCCCCAGCTCTGGAAAGCCAGAAAagcccagccccgtgcctgCCACGAATGCAGACAAGAAGGAGACCCCCAAagagcagcctgctcctgccgCTGCCACCAAGAAGGCAGGCAGCGATGCTGCCGTCGTGAACAACCACAGCAACCTGAAACCCAGCCCAGCCGCCACGGAGACACAGGAGGCCACCGGCCAGTCCCCTGACTCTGACCACAAGGGAAACAGCTCCGAGGAGTCACCAGGCAGCATCTTCGACAACATGAAGCCCTTGATCATCATCGGAGGAGTGGCAGTGGCTGCGCTAGCTGTGATTGTGGGAGTGGCGTTCCTAGCCCGGAAAAAATGA